Proteins encoded within one genomic window of Cucumis sativus cultivar 9930 chromosome 3, Cucumber_9930_V3, whole genome shotgun sequence:
- the LOC101206314 gene encoding uncharacterized protein LOC101206314 yields MDFDLLNHPHPHPLFFLEQSKNDEVVFCTRCRRQLRPPAFTCSDSLCNFHIHQSCIDLPPQIHNRFHPQHLLSRTTNNYHCVPCSQMPSGDVYICSQCCFQIDVKCAIADTKASGLRRMNGNEFRHFSHPHTLTLLQPEQNRETDEIDCLVCGLFIKSGSSYYLCSFGDSRFHQQCAELPREMLNSDFHEHPLFLLPSSPPQTICNSCKNDCGEFVYNCSLCDFNLHIACLQSFKHKHSFTKYRNRTQFFCRACGEKGDGFSWYCIICHLSVHEKCAKMPLTLRIFGHRLHDLSLTYFRDRVDFVGNKIDCKICGEKIRTKYAAYGCYKYNCNYFVHLDCALTQRIDFNSTVDALDSTNDEDVKIEISGSEIQHFIHHHSLNLFSSEEELGQDRVCDGCMKRLSGPSYGCEECDFFVHKECLELPRKKRNFIHQHSLDLISIPNFVFQCQACLKYFNGFAYHCKTCLSTFDTRCTSIKIPFKHPAHQHPLSLDRTNEDHKCEGCGEGVKHKVAFRCVDCDFHLDAGCATLPLGVRYRFDPHPLDLTFFENEEEEEYCCEICEEKRDPGPWFYGCQKCNFAAHLDCAVGMFPYVKLKKHEAHKHTMKLGVKGREEDCMACGESCAEDLAYECISNCKFKVHATGPCYHSQVVMGSLAFTNRCFYSRGVGLPQHTIQNERIIIKIGPYGGGGGTAWKEKIFTSIRAFAIDHAAWIYSIQFHYEKNGQLIWSVKHGGDGGSKSEVVFDHPDEYIVSIHGYYSSLRNWGFSGSIVRSLTLETNKRSYGPFGEEDGTEFSIPTGKKFCGLHGRAGSFLDSIGGYAFSTRHPHPL; encoded by the exons ATGGATTTTGACCTTCTCAACCACCCCCATCCCCACCCCTTGTTCTTCCTTGAACAATCCAAGAATGATGAAGTGGTTTTCTGTACTAGGTGCCGTCGACAGTTGCGTCCCCCGGCCTTCACCTGCTCTGACTCCCTCTGCAACTTCCATATCCATCAATCTTGCATCGATCTTCCTCCTCAAATCCACAACCGCTTCCACCCTCAACATCTTCTTTCCCGGACCACCAACAACTACCACTGTGTTCCCTGTTCGCAAATGCCGTCAGGTGATGTTTATATCTGCTCTCAATGCTGTTTTCAGATTGACGTCAAATGCGCTATCGCCGACACAAAAGCCAGTGGTCTACGCAGGATGAATGGTAACGAGTTTCGCCATTTCAGCCATCCTCATACATTGACCCTTCTTCAGCCAGAACAAAACAGAGAAACTGATGAAATTGATTGTCTTGTTTGTGGATTGTTTATTAAATCAGGTTCTTCTTATTACTTATGCTCTTTTGGTGATTCCCGCTTTCATCAACAATGCGCTGAACTTCCGCGCGAGATGTTAAACTCTGATTTTCATGAGCACccattatttcttcttccctctagCCCTCCCCAAACCATTTGTAATAGTTGCAAAAATGACTGTGGAGAGTTTGTCTATAACTGTTCCTTGTGTGATTTCAATCTTCATATCGCTTGCTTACAATCtttcaaacacaaacacaGCTTCACCAAATATAGGAATAGGACACAGTTTTTTTGTCGAGCATGTGGTGAGAAAGGCGATGGATTCTCATGGTATTGTATCATTTGTCATCTTTCTGTTCATGAAAAGTGTGCTAAAATGCCGTTAACTTTGAGGATATTTGGACACCGACTCCATGATCTTAGCCTCACCTATTTTCGAGATAGGGTTGATTTTGTTGGCAACAAGATTGACTGCAAGATCTGCGGGGAGAAAATAAGGACCAAATATGCTGCATATGGTTGCTACAAGTACAATTGCAACTACTTTGTCCATTTGGATTGTGCTCTAACCCAGCGTATCGACTTTAACTCGACAGTGGATGCTCTTGATTCTACCAATGATGAAGACGTCAAGATTGAGATTTCTGGCTCGGAGATTCAACATTTCATTCATCATCATagcttaaatttattttcctctGAGGAGGAGCTTGGACAGGACAGAGTTTGTGATGGCTGTATGAAGCGCCTTTCAGGTCCATCTTATGGCTGTGAGGAGTGTGATTTCTTTGTCCACAAAGAATGTCTTGAATTGCctagaaagaaaaggaactTCATCCATCAGCATAGCCTCGATCTCATATCAATCCCAAATTTCGTCTTCCAATGCCAAGCTTGTCTCAAATATTTCAATGGCTTTGCCTACCATTGCAAAACATGTCTTTCCACATTCGACACCCGATGCAcctcaatcaaaatcccattTAAACACCCTGCTCACCAGCACCCCTTATCTCTTGACCGAACAAACGAAGACCACAAATGTGAAGGTTGTGGGGAGGGGGTGAAGCACAAGGTAGCGTTTCGGTGTGTCGATTGCGACTTCCATTTGGACGCAGGATGTGCAACTCTGCCACTTGGGGTAAGATACAGATTCGACCCACATCCTctagatttgacattttttgaaaatgaagaagaagaagagtattGTTGTGAAATCTGTGAGGAAAAAAGAGACCCGGGGCCATGGTTCTATGGCTGCCAAAAGTGCAATTTTGCTGCACATTTGGACTGTGCTGTTGGGATGTTTCCGTACGTGAAGTTAAAGAAGCATGAAGCTCATAAGCACACTATGAAACTGGGAGTGAAAGGGAGGGAAGAGGATTGTATGGCTTGTGGTGAATCATGTGCTGAGGATTTGGCCTATGAATGCATTTCCAATTGCAAGTTCAAGGTGCACGCCACTGGGCCGTGTTACCACAGCCAGGTAGTTATGGGAAGCCTGGCTTTCACCAACCGTTGCTTTTACTCTCGAGGAGTTGGACTCCCCCAACACACAATTCAAAA CGAGcgcattattattaaaattggacCCTatggaggtggaggtggaaCTGCttggaaagaaaagattttCACGTCAATCAGAGCATTTGCTATTGATCATGCAGCATGGATCTactcaattcaatttcattatgAGAAAAACGGCCAGTTGATATGGTCGGTGAAGCACGGTGGAGATGGTGGTTCCAAATCTGAG GTTGTTTTTGATCATCCAGATGAATATATTGTTTCAATTCATGGCTATTATAGTTCCTTAAGGAATTGGGGATTTTCAGGCTCTATTGTCCGATCACTGACAttggaaacaaataaaagaagttaTGGGCCGTTTGGTGAAGAAGATGGAACCGAATTTTCAATCCCAACGGGAAAGAAGTTCTGTGGCCTCCATGGTAGGGCTGGTTCTTTTCTTGATTCAATTGGAGGCTACGCTTTTTCCACACGACACCCTCATCCTCTTTAG
- the LOC101222500 gene encoding tubby-like F-box protein 5, with product MPLRGIIGEKTEIRESSGNSSRKVREGVQMRHLGKSHIVPEQPSSSSSPVPVEQSRWANLPPELLLDVIQRVEASETSWPSRRDVVACASVCRSWRMITKEVVRTPEQCGWITFPISLKQPGPRDTPIQCFIKRERATSTFRLYLGLSPALSGNLSKLLLTAKRIRRAMSTEFSISLVPDDFSRASNNYLGKLRSNFLGTKFSIYDSQPPHDPKLRTSRSKRRIHLKQVSPSKTPANYKVAAVAYELNVLRTRGPRRMRCTMHSIPIASVEEGGTAPTPTEFKDCIDEYHPSTPLLKGKKAITESPTESPDSQESVAPLVLKNKAPRWHEQLQCWCLNFKGRVTVASVKNFQLVAAAETSQNVSAAEQERVILQFGKIGKDIFTMDYRYPLSAFQAFAICLSSFDTKPACE from the exons ATGCCTCTGAGAGGCATAATTGGTGAGAAGACTGAAATACGTGAAAGCAGTGGGAATTCATCGAGGAAAGTTAGGGAGGGAGTTCAAATGCGTCATCTCGGGAAGTCGCATATTGTTCCAGAACAGCCTTCTTCCTCATCTTCTCCGGTTCCGGTTGAACAGAGCCGTTGGGCGAATTTACCTCCGGAGCTTCTTTTGGACGTAATTCAACGAGTGGAAGCGAGTGAAACCTCTTGGCCTTCTCGTAGGGATGTTGTTGCTTGTGCTTCAGTTTGCAGGTCATGGCGGATGATTACAAAGGAAGTCGTTAGGACTCCTGAACAGTGTGGGTGGATCACGTTCCCAATTTCTCTGAAGCAG CCGGGACCAAGAGATACTCCGATCCAGTGCTTCATTAAGAGAGAAAGGGCAACTTCAACGTTTCGACTCTATCTCGGGCTAAGCCCTG CTCTGTCGGGTAATCTTAGTAAACTGTTGCTAACTGCAAAAAGAATTCGACGAGCAATGAGTACAGAGTTCAGTATATCATTAGTTCCAGACGACTTCTCTCGAGCAAGCAACAATTACTTGGGAAAGTTGAG ATCAAATTTTCTGGGGACCAAGTTTTCAATTTATGACAGTCAGCCTCCTCATGACCCAAAATTGCGAACCAGTAGATCGAAAAGAAGAATCCATTTGAAACAGGTTTCTCCAAGTAAAACTCCAGCAAACTATAAAGTCGCTGCCGTAGCTTACGAGCTCAACGTCCTCCGTACGAGAGGTCCAAGAAGAATGCGATGCACCATGCATTCAATACCTATTGCGTCCGTGGAGGAGGGTGGCACTGCCCCAACTCCAACGGAGTTTAAAGACTGTATCGATGAGTATCATCCCTCAACACCCCTTTTGAAAGGAAAGAAGGCAATAACCGAGTCCCCAACCGAGTCCCCCGACTCTCAAGAATCGGTAGCTCCATTGGTATTGAAGAACAAAGCTCCAAGATGGCACGAGCAGCTTCAGTGTTGGTGCTTAAACTTCAAAGGGCGTGTCACGGTCGCGTCAGTGAAGAACTTCCAGCTGGTTGCTGCTGCGGAGACGAGTCAAAATGTATCGGCTGCCGAACAAGAGAGAGTTATTTTGCAGTTTGGTAAGATTGGGAAGGATATTTTTACGATGGATTATCGGTATCCTCTCTCAGCTTTCCAAGCCTTTGCAATTTGTCTTAGTAGCTTTGATACGAAGCCAGCCTGTGAATGA